One Lemur catta isolate mLemCat1 chromosome 15, mLemCat1.pri, whole genome shotgun sequence genomic window carries:
- the LOC123621050 gene encoding 40S ribosomal protein S27-like, which translates to MPLAKHLLHPSPEEEKRKHRKKCLVQSPNSYFTDVKCPGCYKITTLFSRAQTAVLCVGCSTVLCQSGEGKARLAEGCSFREKQH; encoded by the coding sequence ATGCCTCTTGCAAAGCATCTCCTTCATCCCTCtccagaagaggagaagaggaaacACAGGAAGAAGTGCCTAGTGCAGAGCCCCAATTCCTACTTCACGGATGTGAAATGCCCGGGATGCTATAAAATCACCACGCTGTTCAGCCGTGCACAAACAGCAGTTTTGTGTGTTGGTTGCTCTACTGTCCTCTGCCAGTCTGGAGAAGGAAAAGCAAGGCTTGCAGAAGGATGTTCCTTCAGAGAGAAGCAGCACTAA